TATCTTTGCATTCAATTTACATACTTAATATTGTTTACCTATCATAtatcattttttaagaaaaagtttCATTCggaaaaaaatatctgtttacTGGAGCACATTCATGAGGACAAGGTCAAATTGTATACATCAAAAGTGGTATCACATACATTCAATATGGTATCACATCAATTAGATATACAATTTCCTCACAAATGTTTAGGTATTCACATACCAAACATTGTTGACTTTTCAATACAATTGCAGAGAAACAGACCTCATCATGAGAATTTAACTTTACCACTGGAGTataaaaatggggtcaaggtcagaaaCAATGATTGACTGACTATAActtgtcaatttttttcaatttccatAATTTGTTATCTAAGCAAGAGTTGAGAGGATAAGATTTCTTAAAAGGTTATCTACAAATTGGCAGTGCATTGTTCATGAACTGAAAGTAACATGTATATATCTTGCCGACTTGATCTTTTGTTGAGTAGAAACAAAAGTGTTAAGAAAAGAGATTCTATTATAAAACTAATTGAAAAATTCTTCATCAACACCATGTCTGAGTATACCTATTTGGGCATAAACATTCTTATGAATAAAATTTTGTTAGACTAAGGAGTTTCATCTAAATGAGTTTTGTATGAATGAAATTGAAGTCTGATACTTAGGgctattccaaaaaaaaatgtatgggggaggggttggggggttggaaggcacattatattaataatacatgggtgatgggtatcagagcaacttttcacactataatgcccaataattctcaattacaattgtctgggtggcgggtgctgacaaaaactgccttccaaccccccaactccccccccccccctacatttttttttctgaaatagccCTTATCAAAATTCATAATGCATTATCTtatttactgtggattcttttatgttcgtgggtatcaattttcctgGACTGAGGAAATCTTGTATTTTCTTTGATAtctgatttcatgttttttttcaaatttgcatacaagCCGATGGCATGTTAGtgattcgttgaacatttaaattcatggtttaccTGTTTCaatgaaaaccacgaaaattggtatcccacaaataataatgaatccacagtatacgaCAGCCCAGTAGCACTTTTGTCAGATTACAAAATTCTTGTGTTAGAACTGTATGACAGAAGGCTTTTATATGAATTCTCCATTTGATTCCAGGTGCCAATCATCTTTGACTTGAAAAAGCTTAGTGACAAACACAGCTTATTTTTTAACTTCCCTGCTTTGTTGTTTTAATCTGGGtaaaaaatttatttaaacaaaacaaatataaaaaaagaagaaggcAGAAAAAACTATGTGAACTATAAACTTTGTGTTGTATACAGATGGTTGCCATACCTGGTGCAGCAGGAGTAGTGGGTGATACTGGTGATGTAGGATTCTCACTAGATGTCACTGCTGTTGATGATGACTCTGGTTGACCATTTTCCATTGCTTTctgataaaatataatgaaataaggATAAGAAATAGATTTGATTTATCTTATTTTGTAGTGGGAAGGGACAGGGAATCCTTAGGCAAAGCTAATATTGTGTACTGGTTTTGAATACCTTTATTCCTATTTTTTAAGttagttttttttcagatttgaTACAACAAAACAATGAGATATTATTTAATTATCCAACTGGGGGACATGAACGAAACACTCTGATGCCAGTctgtaaaataattatttcagCTAAACATTACAAAATGCAAAAtatgatgataaaatattattgatGTTTGTTTGCACATATATAAGCTTCTtagaaaataatttaattcaaaaCAATTATGGAGTATAagcagtcggaaaccaggttgaaatagaacaaaagaatcgaagctctctattagagaaggcgataaatgtttactgtattgtttactatagtgacaaatttttaaaaagttaatagaaacaaacaaaactgcaattttcttctcaattacgaggtgttttatttcaaaaacaccatttgcatacgttttcaatttatctagtacatagttaagcagaacaattagatatcaagtcgacgacatgggtatctttcaagttggatgacaaaaatgcataacctccgattttttggaaaaaattaccacggacggaaaagatatcaatctattagttcagtaattttcgtgtctgcccttccattatgtgactgaagaaaaaattccaaaaaataggtaacaattgtatcgaaaagagaaaatcgagtgcacctttttatgttagggcgtgtttgagttgagtatttagtcttgatatcgttcaaagtaagaatatttcatacatcgtctcgcttcagattctatcatttttatatattaaagctacaggttgactttataacacaaaaaaataacagtactaaaagatgaaatatatgggtcaagtgaaatacctatctaatgagtcacaaaaacagggaaggtgtgttcgaatagctattttttttactgaaagtacttgacgacagtcttacaagttggatgatgaaaatgcatatcttcgaaaaattctaattttgtgtgtgtgataactagggtttatagtcttcaaccactaaaaaaatctagtctgcccttccacgaaatatttaattagattttttttaaatgtttatgatttttcgaaaattccacctaacaaccgattagacaatagttttaagttgaatcaatgcagacaagatcattaactgatgctcattagctagttgatacatttgtcttttaaaatataactgacatataaggatcgtattggtgcaatgtggataaatttatcggttttcaagagcaaaattggtagcgcgtcatcgctacaatggcttccatttttacgattgtgaaaatgaactggcgtaatggggagataattttgacgaagtaggatcctgactgtaaGTCTTAGTATCAAACATGAAACTTGATAAAGCTGTActacaaaaaaaaactgtaatgATGGAATATCATTCAAATATAATAGCATGGGATTTGGAGAAATAGACACAGCCTTAACACTTTGAAATGGAGACAGACCAGAAAAATTCTActgtaaaacagatattttttGCAATTTCCATGCAATACAACTTTATGCAACAGTATTAATGACCGAAGGTTtagttttgtcaaagtttggcttTGAGATAAActatatcataaaatatcaaaacagcCACACTTTGgtgagtttaaaaaaacaaacctgctgtaatgccaaaaaaaaacccaaatatcaaAATGAGAGTACATTATATGTTCCATTCTTTATCACATTTTGAATATGTTGTCAAAATACATTGTTCAATGTGCGACCTAAATGAAAATAAGCACATAATagtttctgtaaattttcttACTTTCTTTGACTTCCTTCTCCTCTTCTTTTCTTCCTCTGACATATGGAATTCTTTAGCTTTGGACATTCTCTTAATTTTATGTATCTAAAAGAATGATATTCAGTTCATTAAACATAGTTCATGATATGAATACAAACCTTGAAAAGAGCACTATAGCACTCTATAAgacattttatctttatttacagtATAGCATTTTTAactggatttttgtgacaaaaatgtcagttattgaattggggatgtacggcgggcgggcgggcaggcgggcgggcgggcgggcgggcggcaattaaatgttgtctgtgcattaactcatgaaccgttcaaccaaagcttttaaaattttaatatgttgttactgacaactaaatgaaggtcaagttcaataatggcgattttgaattttaccgttcaggagttatggttcttgttcATATTGAACTGAATGTGATTATAGTTGTGGGGAAAAAAACTCCTGCATTTTGTCTTTCTTCTTTCTTAATGAAATACAGAAAAAACTGTTTCATTTGTACTGACAATGTGCAAATGGTCCAATAACAGCTTAAATAAGTTGAAaggtttaaaatgattttttaagtCAGGGACTTTTATAGCCACTAATTATACTGTATAGGTtttctcatagttgaaggctgtaagATTGCTTATAATTGCTTGCTTCAACGTCATATGAATTttagtggagagttgtcgcattgtcCATATTTTTATAAAGGTATTTTGTTGCTTGCTGGGTTGCATACTGAACAGTTGAtgaatcatttaaaataatacacaCCACTTTTTGTTCATCATGTAGCCTCTTTTCCACATCATCTTTTGCTGTTCTGATGAATTCTTTTAATTTACTAGGTATTTTGAGTATTGGTTTGTCCATTAATGGCAGGGTTATATCTGAAAATAGTCTGAAAGAGAAAAAGAACGTCAGATACACTTACAACTTGAGACCTTACCCAGTGTATATTTAGATACAGACAGTTTTATCCAATGGTCAGAATGGGggaatttttttgataaaaaacgATAAAATTTCTTGCCAAAATGATGTTCATAGTATTTTTGGTGCATGATGATAAATAAATCAACTGACTTAAAAGAATGATCaatcatattatatttttcaaaaaattatggtaacaataattatttgagaccccTGACAAATaacggtaaaattttaaccaattagACAATAACAGTAGCCAAAAAATAACTGTTTGACACATAAGAATAAAGGGCAGTCATATTTAGATGTCTTAATACCAACAATCATTAAATCTCAAATTACAAATGTTACCCTAAATTAGGAAGTTTCTGTACATGATAAAATAGGaatttacttatatttttttttgtacaattgaacAGCCTGACTGATTATATCATCAattctttttttctcattttcagTTCATTCTGCTGTTTTCAATGCagtaaaacttttttaaattttatgggCAATTTTACTTCTACATTTATCTAATAAATGATTAACATATATATGCAAGAAAATTTTATGCAATCACACTGAAGCATTTTCTGTTTATAGTGTCATTTATCCTAGTAATAACAAAGGAAGAAAAAATTATGCACACACAGTTCCAACATTTGATGTTAGATGATCCCGAGGATTTATAGTTAGAGGACCATATAAATGATGTAATGTAacctaatttttttttcgttcttaGGAGGTGAACAACTTACTATTCATTATATTGATTACTTGCATTTCATCTTGTTAGTCTTGTggtttttgtttttacataattCCCTGCTATTTGACTGTAGCTGGTAACTCATATGTCTTTGGTTTATTACAATCTTTATTGTTGTATGATGTTGAGTTGGATATTTATTTGTTGagggttgttttgttttgttgttgttgttgggtttttaaCTCTGATAATTCATTATAATAAGAAGAAAGTATATATAATATCTATCATTTATTAGCACATGAAATAATTCAATAACAATATAGCACTTTATCATAAAATACACAATATAAAGCATAGCACTTATACACAACTCTATTCTTAGCACTTGGGACATATGTACATAAAGTTCAAATCATTGTTATTCAGTAAGGCTGGTAGTAGGAGTTCCTGTTGTAGCGAGATGACATCTTACGAGAAGTAATGGCTGTACGAGTGTTCTGTGAACGGTTACGTTTGTTGGCAAACCACTTCTTGACCTGTTCTTCTCTGATGTTACCCTGTAGTGCAAAGGATTGGATGGTGGTTGAGTCTGGGTATGGGTGGTCTACGTTGCAGTGGTACCATTCTTCCATGAGTTGGACAGATCGGCGTGAGAGCTGTGGACGAGACCTGACTGTGCTGGGTCTGGTAGTGGACATCTTGGTAGTAGTAGTGGGTATCTGGTTGCTGACTGTCTGCTGGAGATTAGAGACACTGACCTGTAAAAGGAGAGGATAGTAAGTAAATATGTCAAAacatttgtacaatatacaattatttgatacacaagaaacttacttattatattaaacattataatttatctaaataaataaGTAATACTGTTAAATTAttgaattcaatattttacagttgaccaaatataaaactaaatatcTTTTTAACCTTTGAATATTTTACAGTTGACcaaatataaaactaaatatcTTTTTAACCTTTGAATATTTTAAGAGACTTCTTAAATTCAAAGAATTATTATATTACCTCAACCCTATCTATAGCCTTGTGTAGTTGCTCATCAAAGTGGTCGTTGATGGAGTGTTGAAGGTGTGGTTTGGTAGCATTCTGGTGAAGTAACTGGTAACGCTCTGTCTCGATGACAGCAGACTGGTACTTGAAGAAGCTGGATAGCTGAGACACCTGTGTTGGGTTGCTGACTTCAAGTTTGGTAAACTGGCGTTGAAGTTGTTGCTCTCTGGTGAATACACTGGTCTTGGGTTTGTGTAGTAAGCTCATCAGAGTCTGTGGTATGGTTTGCTGTTTGAGTTCTGTCTTGAGTAGTGACTGAAGTTCTAGGACTGCTGAGTTGTTGGTGAGTAGTTGCTCTGGTGGTGGAGATCCAAGAAGATCAAAGAGTGAGTCAGCAAGGCGAGTTTCTGTCTCAGGCTCCAGAGCTGTTGCTTCCTCAAG
This sequence is a window from Mytilus edulis chromosome 1, xbMytEdul2.2, whole genome shotgun sequence. Protein-coding genes within it:
- the LOC139512209 gene encoding homeobox protein ceh-40-like; this translates as MADFLDFLLASPTKSPLPIEITSTTTLEDIIAATIQPDTPISDVTTQPEPTTTAEATTTSEDDDEALAAAILEEATALEPETETRLADSLFDLLGSPPPEQLLTNNSAVLELQSLLKTELKQQTIPQTLMSLLHKPKTSVFTREQQLQRQFTKLEVSNPTQVSQLSSFFKYQSAVIETERYQLLHQNATKPHLQHSINDHFDEQLHKAIDRVEVSVSNLQQTVSNQIPTTTTKMSTTRPSTVRSRPQLSRRSVQLMEEWYHCNVDHPYPDSTTIQSFALQGNIREEQVKKWFANKRNRSQNTRTAITSRKMSSRYNRNSYYQPY